A window of the Brumimicrobium sp. genome harbors these coding sequences:
- a CDS encoding pyruvate dehydrogenase complex E1 component subunit beta: MRVVQFREALNEAMTEEMRRDKNVFLMGEEVANYNGAYKVSKGMLDEFGPERVIDTPIAELGFSAIGVGAAMNGLRPIVEFMTWNFALLASDQIINSAAKMLQMSGGQYHVPIVFRGGNGQAGQLAATHSQAFESFYAHVPGLKVVTPSTPADAKGLLKSAIRDDDPVLVMESEKMYGDKGEIPEGEYLIPIGVADVKRPGRDVTIVSFGKIIKEAHKAAEVLKNEGIDCEIIDLRSLRPIDYPAVVESVKKTNRCVVVEEAWPLASISSEIAYHLQRYAFDYLDAPVMRVTQSDTSFPFSPSLMAEALPNVDRIVKAVKATLYRN; the protein is encoded by the coding sequence ATGAGAGTAGTTCAATTTAGAGAGGCACTAAATGAAGCGATGACTGAAGAAATGCGTCGCGATAAGAATGTTTTCTTAATGGGTGAGGAGGTTGCTAATTACAATGGAGCATATAAAGTTTCCAAAGGAATGTTGGATGAGTTTGGACCTGAAAGAGTTATTGATACTCCCATTGCGGAATTAGGATTTTCAGCGATTGGTGTTGGAGCCGCAATGAATGGATTGAGACCTATTGTTGAATTTATGACGTGGAATTTTGCCTTATTAGCATCAGATCAGATTATTAATAGTGCTGCTAAAATGCTACAAATGTCAGGTGGTCAATATCACGTTCCTATTGTATTTAGAGGAGGAAATGGTCAAGCTGGACAATTGGCAGCAACTCACTCTCAAGCTTTTGAATCTTTTTATGCACATGTGCCAGGATTAAAAGTGGTGACACCTTCCACACCGGCTGATGCTAAAGGTTTGCTTAAATCGGCTATACGTGATGATGATCCAGTATTGGTAATGGAATCTGAAAAAATGTATGGTGATAAAGGAGAGATTCCTGAAGGGGAATATTTGATTCCTATTGGAGTAGCAGATGTTAAAAGACCAGGAAGAGATGTGACTATTGTTTCTTTTGGAAAAATCATCAAAGAAGCGCATAAAGCTGCGGAAGTTTTGAAAAATGAAGGGATTGATTGTGAAATTATAGACCTTCGTTCTCTTCGTCCAATAGATTATCCAGCAGTAGTTGAATCTGTGAAGAAAACTAATAGATGTGTTGTCGTTGAAGAAGCATGGCCATTAGCGTCTATATCTTCTGAAATTGCGTACCATTTACAACGTTATGCATTTGATTATTTAGATGCCCCGGTAATGAGAGTTACACAATCTGATACTTCATTCCCATTTTCTCCCTCTTTAATGGCAGAAGCATTACCGAATGTGGATAGAATTGTGAAAGCTGTAAAAGCAACGCTATATAGAAATTAA
- the paaJ gene encoding phenylacetate-CoA oxygenase subunit PaaJ — MVKELTEDYIWEILEEVIDPEIPVLSLVDLGVIRKVEKKGDGTWKVTMTPTYTGCPAMNIMELNTRMKLKEKGVQAEVITVLAPAWTTDWMTQEGRRKLEEYGIAPPQEGGDQYALFGKGPEVPCPKCKSVDTELVSQFGATACKSMYKCNSCHEPFEYFKCHR, encoded by the coding sequence ATGGTTAAAGAATTAACAGAAGATTATATCTGGGAAATACTTGAGGAAGTTATAGATCCTGAAATTCCTGTACTCTCTTTGGTGGATTTAGGGGTTATTCGTAAAGTCGAAAAAAAAGGAGATGGTACATGGAAAGTCACCATGACTCCAACTTATACTGGTTGCCCTGCGATGAATATCATGGAGCTAAACACTCGTATGAAGCTCAAAGAGAAAGGAGTTCAAGCAGAGGTGATAACCGTGTTGGCGCCTGCTTGGACAACAGATTGGATGACTCAAGAAGGTCGTAGGAAATTAGAAGAATATGGCATAGCTCCTCCTCAAGAAGGTGGAGATCAATATGCACTTTTTGGAAAAGGACCGGAAGTACCTTGTCCTAAATGTAAATCTGTTGATACTGAGCTTGTTTCTCAATTTGGAGCTACTGCTTGTAAGTCCATGTATAAATGTAATAGCTGTCATGAGCCTTTTGAATACTTTAAATGTCACAGATAA
- the paaC gene encoding phenylacetate-CoA oxygenase subunit PaaC gives MTKQEALIEYLLRKADDSLVLGHRLSEWCGHGPILEEDIALSNLALDLIGQATELYKYAAQVENRGRTEDDFAYLRREIEYKNVLLVEQTNGDFGKTIVRQFFFDQFELLLYEELTKSSDAQVAAIAAKTLMEIKYHAKHSAEWMIRLGDGTEESHQRVQTSLDELARFVDELFYMDEVDELLIKEGIVPDVSKLRTAYDANVKGILDEATLTWNKGSWKFGIGRKGTHTEHLGYLLTELQYMQRTYPGLKW, from the coding sequence ATGACAAAACAAGAAGCTTTAATTGAATATTTACTAAGAAAGGCTGATGATAGTCTTGTCTTAGGACACCGTCTTTCAGAATGGTGCGGACATGGACCGATTTTGGAAGAAGATATTGCACTATCAAATTTAGCCTTAGACTTAATTGGACAAGCAACTGAGCTGTATAAATATGCAGCCCAGGTTGAGAATAGAGGTAGAACGGAAGATGATTTTGCATATCTACGAAGAGAGATCGAATATAAAAATGTATTACTTGTCGAACAAACTAATGGCGATTTTGGAAAAACTATTGTTCGCCAGTTTTTCTTTGATCAATTCGAATTATTGTTATATGAAGAATTGACTAAAAGTTCTGATGCCCAAGTTGCTGCTATTGCTGCTAAAACACTCATGGAGATAAAATACCATGCTAAACATTCTGCAGAGTGGATGATACGTTTAGGAGATGGAACTGAAGAGTCTCATCAACGTGTTCAGACTTCTTTAGATGAATTAGCTCGCTTTGTGGATGAATTATTCTATATGGATGAGGTAGATGAATTATTGATAAAAGAGGGAATCGTTCCAGATGTTTCTAAACTTCGTACAGCGTATGATGCAAATGTGAAAGGTATCTTAGACGAAGCTACTTTGACTTGGAACAAAGGTTCATGGAAGTTTGGTATTGGAAGAAAAGGTACACATACTGAACATTTAGGGTATTTGCTCACTGAATTACAGTATATGCAAAGAACTTATCCAGGATTAAAGTGGTAG
- the paaB gene encoding 1,2-phenylacetyl-CoA epoxidase subunit B, with protein sequence MSNNEWPLWEVFIQSKQGLNHKHAGSLRAPDAEMAVNNARDVYTRRNEGISIWVVESKNVFATDPAESGPLFDPAETKIYRHPTFYEVPEGVKNM encoded by the coding sequence ATGAGTAATAATGAATGGCCTCTATGGGAGGTATTTATCCAAAGTAAACAAGGTTTAAACCATAAGCATGCAGGAAGTTTACGTGCTCCTGATGCTGAAATGGCTGTTAATAACGCACGTGATGTATATACTAGAAGAAATGAAGGTATTAGCATCTGGGTGGTAGAATCTAAAAATGTTTTTGCAACAGATCCAGCTGAGTCAGGACCTCTATTTGATCCGGCAGAAACAAAAATCTACCGTCACCCTACTTTCTATGAAGTTCCAGAAGGAGTTAAAAACATGTAA
- the paaA gene encoding 1,2-phenylacetyl-CoA epoxidase subunit A, giving the protein MDPKDLEALEKSFQEKIDQEIKIEPRDFMPEAYRKTLIRQISQHAHSETVGQLPEANWVTRAPSLLRKVTLLAKIQDEAGHGLYLYSAMETLGASREDEIDKLHAGTAKYSSIFNYPALSWADMGAIGWLVDGAAIVNQVPLCRTSYGPYSRAMIRICKEESFHQRQGYEIILGLAKGSPEQKEMAQDALNRWFWPSIMMFGPSDKDSKHSEQSMKWKIKRHSNDELRQQFINNVVPQIEYAGLTVPDKDMKYNEQTGNYEYGPINWEEFKEVISGNGPCNAERIAARTKAKEDGAWVRDAALAYAKKKSARKVMVS; this is encoded by the coding sequence ATGGATCCGAAAGATCTAGAAGCTCTAGAGAAGAGTTTCCAAGAAAAGATCGATCAAGAAATCAAAATTGAGCCAAGGGATTTTATGCCGGAAGCGTATAGAAAAACGCTTATCCGTCAGATATCTCAGCACGCTCACTCTGAAACTGTAGGGCAGCTACCTGAAGCAAATTGGGTAACTAGAGCTCCTAGTTTGTTGCGTAAAGTTACATTATTGGCAAAAATACAAGATGAGGCTGGACATGGACTTTATCTTTATAGTGCCATGGAAACTTTAGGAGCAAGCCGCGAAGATGAAATTGATAAATTACACGCAGGTACAGCTAAATATTCCAGTATCTTTAACTACCCGGCTTTATCTTGGGCAGATATGGGAGCAATTGGATGGTTAGTTGATGGAGCTGCAATTGTCAATCAAGTTCCTTTATGTCGTACTTCTTATGGACCTTATTCCAGAGCGATGATTCGGATTTGTAAGGAAGAGTCTTTTCACCAAAGACAAGGTTATGAAATTATTTTAGGTTTAGCTAAAGGTTCTCCTGAGCAGAAGGAGATGGCTCAAGATGCGTTAAATAGATGGTTTTGGCCTTCTATTATGATGTTTGGCCCATCAGATAAAGACTCTAAACATTCAGAACAATCTATGAAGTGGAAGATTAAGCGCCACTCCAATGACGAGTTAAGACAGCAATTTATTAATAATGTGGTTCCACAAATTGAATATGCTGGTTTAACTGTTCCGGATAAGGATATGAAATACAACGAGCAAACAGGTAATTATGAATATGGACCTATTAATTGGGAAGAATTTAAAGAAGTTATTTCCGGTAATGGACCTTGTAATGCAGAAAGAATAGCAGCTCGTACCAAAGCAAAAGAAGATGGAGCGTGGGTGAGAGATGCTGCGCTAGCTTATGCTAAGAAGAAATCAGCTCGCAAAGTGATGGTATCATAA
- the paaK gene encoding phenylacetate-CoA oxygenase/reductase subunit PaaK yields the protein MNPRFHTLKIKDIRRETNDAVSFSIEIPSELKADFHYKPGQHLTFKRILNDVDVRRSYSICSAEYENELRVAVKKIPNGKFSSFVNDQLAVGDEIEVMNPMGNFTTEINANTTKNFVFFAGGSGITPIMALTKTILHTAKNSTVSLIYGNRGFSHIIFREEIDALKNMYMDRLSVMHIFSDEKIGNELQEGLLNKEKVTELYNAILEGDQVDEVFVCGPQPMIMAVKEVFEEKGMNHHQIHFELFTNPDQEAKEAAQHPTAAQHIGERVTAQVSAIIDGEMMTVELSTDGKSILDAVNDAGGDAPYSCKGGVCSTCKAKVLEGKVFMDKNYALEEDEVEAGYILTCQSHPLTEKVTVSYDEW from the coding sequence ATGAACCCAAGATTCCATACTTTAAAAATTAAGGATATACGAAGAGAGACAAATGATGCTGTATCATTTTCAATAGAAATCCCTAGTGAATTAAAAGCAGATTTTCACTACAAACCAGGGCAACATCTTACTTTTAAAAGAATTTTAAACGATGTGGATGTAAGACGTTCTTATTCTATTTGTTCTGCTGAATATGAAAATGAATTACGTGTGGCTGTAAAGAAAATTCCAAATGGAAAGTTCTCTTCTTTTGTAAATGACCAACTAGCCGTGGGAGATGAAATTGAAGTAATGAACCCTATGGGAAACTTCACTACTGAAATCAATGCAAATACAACTAAAAATTTTGTGTTTTTTGCTGGTGGTAGCGGTATTACTCCAATTATGGCTTTAACCAAAACTATTTTACATACGGCTAAAAATAGCACTGTCTCTTTAATTTATGGGAATAGAGGATTTAGTCATATTATCTTTAGAGAAGAAATTGATGCGTTGAAGAATATGTATATGGATCGATTGAGTGTAATGCATATCTTCAGTGATGAAAAAATTGGGAATGAATTACAAGAAGGACTTTTAAACAAAGAGAAAGTCACAGAATTATACAATGCAATCCTCGAAGGAGATCAGGTAGATGAGGTATTTGTATGCGGTCCACAACCTATGATTATGGCGGTGAAAGAAGTTTTTGAAGAAAAAGGTATGAATCACCATCAAATTCATTTTGAACTATTTACAAATCCTGATCAAGAAGCTAAAGAAGCAGCACAACATCCTACCGCAGCACAACATATTGGTGAGAGAGTAACGGCACAAGTTTCAGCGATTATTGATGGTGAAATGATGACCGTAGAACTTTCCACTGATGGAAAATCTATCTTAGATGCTGTCAACGACGCAGGTGGCGATGCCCCATATTCTTGTAAAGGAGGTGTTTGTAGTACTTGTAAAGCAAAAGTATTGGAAGGAAAAGTATTCATGGATAAGAACTACGCCTTGGAAGAGGATGAAGTAGAAGCAGGTTATATATTAACTTGCCAATCTCACCCACTTACTGAAAAAGTTACAGTTTCTTACGACGAGTGGTAA